Proteins encoded by one window of Solea senegalensis isolate Sse05_10M unplaced genomic scaffold, IFAPA_SoseM_1 scf7180000014161, whole genome shotgun sequence:
- the LOC122760905 gene encoding eukaryotic translation initiation factor 4 gamma 1-like, whose amino-acid sequence MNKAPQPITGPPSTPRPAPSPGLSQPSFPPGQPPSVVFATPPPPQMNPTPQARQFAPGPRTIHQQGSFRSLQPFYPNRGSLPPGSGPRGVPPSNAPRPVTPTHVYQPGPGSQMMMIPGQQLSFPSSAQAPAYFIPGQYRSATYVATAQQYPGTPGFYPGTSPAEYGTYAGAYYPAQPQFTPSVQAAPVIMNPAPQQQQPPPQPPQHIPTKRERKQIRIRDPNQGGRDITEEIMSGGRSGSTPTPPQSAISGSENTAVVQANGESITAATTTALVRPDDRDKPTPPPLSKTPEPSKGDPIPTEASSSDTNTKPPIPPLLSEAADHSLNTLTPSAPVAEVMDAPPREPTPTPQSAPEVPAYPAPLPDPVPTLTAQDKTDTKAAQEEEMEDEEVETKTEEAAASLDITLAPLSTTNGVAAVEPEELSIELPPSQLEAPLDSPIAQPEELRLPNGLPIPDPEAHALCAAERDDSPIAEPDVSQQPIIETSTAITLEAPPPVVQATTEPVDQPTPEAAVQEIPEELVVPAVPAQTEVEETSPAVTEVDIEDSPVPETTAKEQMPSPPEPVSLAESTPETVPSPPPPTAEEKEDVPPPQTVTPALVETTMQAAVSVPKKKRKMKDLNKMEAVGDLLDAFKEL is encoded by the exons ATGAATAAAGCACCACAGCCTATAACAGgacccccctccaccccccgcCCTGCCCCCTCCCCTGGTCTGTCACAG CCTTCATTCCCACCTGGGCAGCCCCCTTCTGTTGTGTTTGCTACCCCGCCTCCTCCACAAATGAACCCAACACCACAGGCCCGACAG TTTGCCCCAGGGCCCCGAACCATACACCAACAG GGAAGCTTCAGGTCGTTACAG CCCTTCTACCCCAACAGGGGCAGCCTGCCTCCCGGTAGTGGGCCTCGAGGTGTCCCTCCCAGCAATGCCCCTCGCCCCGTGACGCCCACCCATGTTTACCAGCCGGGCCCTGGCTCCCAAATGATGATGATCCCCGGGCAACAATTATCCTTCCCCAGCTCAGCACAAGCACCGGCCTACTTCATACCAGGACAG TACCGGTCAGCTACCTACGTGGCCACAGCCCAGCAATACCCAGGCACCCCAGGCTTCTATCCAGGCACCAGCCCAGCTGAATATGGTACTTATG CAGGGGCCTACTATCCCGCTCAGCCTCAGTTCACCCCCTCGGTGCAGGCGGCACCCGTCATTATGAATCCTGcccctcagcagcagcaaccacCACCTCAGCCTCCACAACACATCCCCACCAAACGCGAACGCAAACAG ATCAGAATAAGAGACCCTAACCAAGGAGGTCGAGACATTACAGAGGAAATAATGTCAGGGGGCCGCAGTGGCTCCACCCCGACCCCACCACAG TCAGCCATATCTGGATCAGAAAATACAGCAGTGGTGCAGGCCAATGGTGAGAGCATCACAGCTGCTACCACAACGGCACTGGTCAGACCAG ATGACCGAGATAAACCTacgcctcctcctctctcaaaAACCCCCGAACCTTCAAAGGGTGACCCCATCCCCACAGAGGCTTCATCCTCTGACACGAACACTAAGCCCCCCATACCCCCTCTATTATCAGAAGCAGCGGATCACTCCCTCAACACCCTCACACCCAGTGCTCCTGTTGCAGAAGTGATGGACGCTCCTCCAAGGGAACCCACTCCAACACCTCAATCAGCACCTGAAGTGCCGGCTTACCCTGCACCCCTCCCTGACCCAGTCCCCACCTTAACCGCACAGGACAAAACAGACACGAAAGCTGCACAGGAGGAAGAaatggaggatgaagaggtgGAGACTAAAACAGAAGAGGCTGCTGCCTCTTTGGACATAACTCTTGCACCTCTCTCCACCACTAACGGTGTTGCAGCGGTCGAGCCTGAAGAACTGTCCATTGAGTTGCCACCCAGTCAGCTGGAGGCTCCTCTAGACTCTCCTATTGCGCAGCCCGAGGAGCTCCGCCTTCCCAACGGCCTGCCAATCCCTGACCCGGAGGCCCATGCTCTCTGTGCAGCCGAGCGGGATGACAGCCCCATCGCCGAACCCGACGTCAGCCAGCAGCCTATCATAGAGACTTCCACAGCCATCACCCTGGAAGCACCTCCACCTGTTGTCCAAGCCACAACTGAACCTGTTGACCAGCCCACACCTGAAGCTGCGGTCCAGGAGATTCCCGAAGAGCTTGTCGTCCCAGCAGTGCCCGCCCAGACTGAGGTAGAAGAAACATCTCCTGCAGTCACTGAGGTTGATATAGAAGATTCTCCGGTGCCTGAGACCACTGCCAAGGAACAGATGCCATCACCTCCAGAACCGGTTTCCTTAGCTGAAAGCACGCCAGAAACTGtgccctctcctccccctcccacagctgaggagaaggaggacgTCCCCCCTCCCCAGACAGTTACCCCTGCCCTTGTAGAAACTACTATGCAAG ctgctgtgtctgtgccaaagaaaaagaggaaaatgaaggaTCTGAACAAAATGGAGGCAGTAGGAGACCTCCTAGATGCCTTTAAAgag CTTTAG
- the LOC122760906 gene encoding band 4.1-like protein 4B: MMGFLRRTFSRRSRSRFHTRERDERDGKGGGGGGGGGLTGNPLLLAHQQQVVHAPAVVTGGAPVHIPAGGTARTTITCRVLLLDGSDVNVDLPSKSKGQDLFDQIMYHIDLIETDYFGLQYMDTDQVSHWLDMSKLIKKQIRDGPPYRLFFRVKFYSSEPNNLREEFTRYLFVLQLRQDVLSGK, from the exons ATGATGGGCTTTTTACGCCGGACGTTCAGTCGCCGCTCCCGGAGCCGCTTCCACACCAGGGAGAGGGACGAGCGGGACGgtaaagggggaggaggaggaggaggaggggggttgACAGGGAACCCCCTGCTGTTGGCCCACCAGCAGCAGGTCGTCCACGCGCCCGCCGTGGTCACGGGCGGAGCACCGGTTCACATACCGGCGGGCGGAACGGCGAGGACCACCATCACCTGCCGCGTCTTGCTGCTGGACGGCTCGGATGTCAATGTGGATTtgcct aGCAAATCCAAAGGTCAGGACCTGTTTGACCAGATCATGTACCACATAGATTTGATAGAGACAGACTATTTTGGATTGCAGTACATGGACACAGACCAAGTCTCG CACTGGCTGGATATGTCCAAGCTCATAAAGAAACAGATTCGAG ATGGACCTCCTTACCGACTCTTCTTCAGAGTGAAGTTTTACTCTTCAGAGCCAAACAACCTGCGTGAGGAGTTCACAAG GTAtctgtttgtgttgcagctTCGACAAGACGTCCTGTCTGGCAAGTGA